In Dermacentor variabilis isolate Ectoservices chromosome 7, ASM5094787v1, whole genome shotgun sequence, a genomic segment contains:
- the LOC142587315 gene encoding uncharacterized protein LOC142587315: MAHVCDRAAIGDDDCRCEYCSKLFIQRKNMLQHTRNVHKMAVDVKKLMKCDVCGTSLPTMEKYSVHLIAAHNFEADYVHLVFQNNKEFHEWKAEEEGSQNCWFILPRDPKKLASGETRIHYYCNISGEARKKEGHSDRREKSQGSCRSDLVL; this comes from the exons ATGGCGCAcgtctgtgatcgagctgccatcggcgatgacgatTGTCGCTGCGAATAttgcagcaaactattcatacagaggaagaacatgctgcaacacaccaggaacgttcacaaaatggccgtggatgtcaagaaattgatgaaatgcgacgtatgtggcacttccctgcctacaatggagaagtattcggtgcacctgatcgctgcgcacaacttcgagGCTGATTACGTGCACCTGGTGTTCCAGAACAATAagg aatttcatgaatggaaagcagaagaagagggtagccagaactgctggttcattttgcccagggaccccaaaaagctggccagtggagaaacaaggatccactattactgtaatatatcaggcgaggcaaggaaaaaggaaggtcatagtgaccgtcgggagaaaagtcaggggagctgtaggtctg atcttgtgctgtga